One stretch of Streptomyces sp. A2-16 DNA includes these proteins:
- a CDS encoding cyclase family protein gives MFVDLSIPVSRRAPGVEFEQWLHHDGIRHLSRRIRALPGDSRRDRFVNHLRWLTGSRRLRARDLPGGCFLSNEFYRMSVHQGTHVDAPFHYGPECEGRPAKKIMDLPLEWFCGPGAVLDVRGCGGRVTAADVKEALRTTGADVGPGSVVLFRTDSDLRLGTPAYFTESTAITPEAVDHLLDLGVKVLGTDCWSFDGPARRMVEDFFAARDPETLWPTHLHGRHREFIQIEGLAGLRALPEGPFTFMAFPVALADAGAAWCRAVARTGPAE, from the coding sequence GTGTTCGTCGACCTGAGCATCCCCGTCAGCCGCCGGGCCCCCGGCGTCGAGTTCGAGCAGTGGCTCCACCACGACGGCATCCGCCATCTCTCCCGCAGGATCCGGGCGTTGCCCGGCGACAGCCGCAGGGACCGGTTCGTCAACCACCTGCGCTGGCTCACCGGCAGCCGCCGGCTGCGCGCACGGGACCTGCCGGGCGGCTGCTTCCTGTCCAACGAGTTCTACCGGATGTCCGTCCACCAGGGCACCCACGTCGACGCGCCCTTCCACTACGGCCCCGAGTGCGAGGGACGCCCCGCCAAGAAGATCATGGACCTGCCCCTGGAGTGGTTCTGCGGACCCGGTGCGGTGCTCGACGTACGCGGCTGCGGGGGCCGGGTGACGGCCGCCGACGTCAAGGAGGCCTTGCGCACGACGGGCGCGGACGTGGGCCCCGGCTCGGTCGTGCTGTTCCGCACCGACTCCGATCTGCGCCTGGGCACACCGGCGTACTTCACCGAGTCCACGGCCATCACCCCGGAGGCCGTCGACCACCTCCTCGACCTCGGGGTGAAGGTGCTCGGCACCGACTGCTGGAGCTTCGACGGCCCGGCCCGGCGGATGGTCGAGGACTTCTTCGCCGCCCGTGACCCCGAGACCCTGTGGCCGACCCATCTGCACGGCAGGCACCGGGAGTTCATCCAGATCGAGGGGCTCGCCGGACTGCGGGCGCTGCCGGAGGGCCCGTTCACCTTCATGGCTTTCCCGGTCGCCCTCGCCGACGCCGGCGCGGCCTGGTGCCGGGCGGTGGCCCGCACCGGGCCCGCGGAATGA
- a CDS encoding isoprenylcysteine carboxylmethyltransferase family protein → MSREGRPVVGRAGEVGEHPMGRQRRLRVGPLLIPLVVAGAVPAVLGQWLSGPRLPLAGWAAAVGGGALVVPGGWMVADAVDRVYLRQATPLGDRPPERLVRSGWYAVVRNPMAAGMTLVLAGETLLWSAPSIALWAAFVLGVSWTAVRRVEEPSLAETFGEEYAAYRRAVPAWIPGTAVRHRPHPSEE, encoded by the coding sequence GTGAGCCGGGAGGGACGGCCGGTGGTCGGGCGGGCCGGGGAGGTCGGGGAGCACCCGATGGGTCGGCAACGGCGGCTTCGCGTGGGGCCGTTGCTGATTCCCCTGGTCGTCGCCGGGGCCGTGCCCGCGGTGCTGGGGCAGTGGCTGTCCGGGCCCCGGCTGCCGCTCGCGGGCTGGGCCGCGGCGGTGGGCGGTGGCGCCCTCGTGGTGCCGGGGGGCTGGATGGTCGCCGACGCCGTCGACCGGGTCTATCTGCGGCAGGCCACCCCGCTCGGCGACCGGCCCCCCGAGCGGCTGGTGCGGTCCGGCTGGTACGCGGTGGTCAGGAACCCGATGGCCGCCGGGATGACCCTCGTCCTGGCCGGCGAGACCCTCCTGTGGTCGGCACCGAGCATCGCCCTGTGGGCCGCGTTCGTGCTGGGCGTCTCCTGGACCGCCGTCCGGCGCGTCGAGGAACCGAGCCTGGCCGAGACCTTCGGCGAGGAGTACGCCGCCTACCGGCGCGCCGTGCCCGCCTGGATACCCGGCACCGCGGTACGGCACCGCCCGCACCCGAGCGAGGAGTAG